A segment of the Colius striatus isolate bColStr4 unplaced genomic scaffold, bColStr4.1.hap1 scaffold_37, whole genome shotgun sequence genome:
GGCTTTGTTGAGATAACATTGTTTTTAACgttatttctttccattatctctgtttcttttgtgtctctcGAAATTTAAATTAGTGCCCATTCCTCTATGTCATAGGCTGCGtaccgttgaccaagtctgagactaggtCTGGATCTAGCCGCACCTAAGCCCCTTTTAAGGGTgccttagaaagcaagggggtccagactgaacctcgtgactcaacggcAGGGTCTCCTTAAATAAGCCTACTGTTGACCAGGTCTGGGACTAAGGATTCTTTCCTGAACCTCGTGACCCAACAGTCCATAATCCCcaacttcagtaagaaaaacactTAGGGATACACGGATAAGGTTCTCAGTCTctcactctctttttctctctctctctccattaacctctgaaaatgttttaagtgtgtGAGATTGGGAGCTCGCTGTTGCACAGATATCTTAAGCATCAGAGACCAAGTGAATGTTACTTTTGTGGGTGATTGGGTGAGAACATACCTTGATACCCTTGTAAGTTCAGGGAATGCTTTTTGTGCCGCCTCTGTGTCCATAAGTGTATTTGTTGGTTTCACCTGAGAGTCACACTCAACAATTACGGGGATAGGTACGGGACAGAAACCCCTTTGTGCAAAATTTTAGATGTGCCTGATtaattgtattgattttttatgTTCTACCTGTGTAAGGATAGGAGTCATAATTGTCAGGGTTGTGTTATGTTGTTTTGGAAGTAAGGGTCACGGGGaaactgaagctgctgggtcAGTAAAGGTCTGACAGACTTTAAAGAGGTTTCTGAGTAGCACGTGTGGGGGACAGACGTGTCCGGCACCACAGGCTACGGCCCTGGGGGACGCCTCACGGGTGAAAATAGGCAACCTTTGCCTATAGGTGAAACCTAGCTGGTCCTTGTGGAGTGAATGAGGGGACGAAGTCTCCGCCCTTCTGAAATTTTGATAAGATCTCTTCCGTGGTGTAAAAGTCGTGGAGAGCAAGAAAtcgtttctgtgtgtgtgtgtcttattATAATCTTTTTTGTATTACTGATAACCATGGGGCAGTCCCGATCCACCCCTCTGTCATTAACATTGGCACATTGGGCAAAAGTAAAAGCACGAGGGCAAAACCTGTCTCTTATTATCAAGAAGGGGGATTGGCAAAATTATTGCGAAAGTGAATGGCCAACCTTTAAAGTAGGATGGCCACGGTCAGGTACCTTTGACATCCATACCATACGGGCAGTCCGAATGACTATTTTCGCCTCAATAGGAGGCCATCCTGACCAAGAACCATATATCACAGTATGGGAAGACTTGGTGATGTATCCGCCGGACTGGGTCCGACCATTTCTTCCAAATGATAAAATAAGAGTCCTAGCCCCATCCTACTCATACTTTAGACGGGGCGTACCTGTGACAACCAGGACTCTGGCTCTCACAGGAGTAGAAGAAGGGGTGACCAATAATGGAGGAGATtatgaaaaattgaaagaaccAAGCCCTAAGACCAAGGTATATCCAGAGGTCGAAGGACCCCCTGAATGGACTCCACCTGTATCCACATCTATACCCACCGCCCCCCCAACTGGACCCCGGTCCCCAGACGAGGGAGTACCTGTGCCATATAACCCGGGGGGTTGGGAAGAAGGACCCTATACCGGTACCAGGAGTAAACGGGGGATAATGCCTGAGGGACCAGGCTCCACTGTAGCCTTACCACTCCGGGCGGTGGGGCCAGCCCCCACAGAGCCAGATGAGTTACAACCATTACAGTACTGGCCCTTTTCGTCCTCCGATTTGTacaactggaaagcaaataacccttctttttctgagaactCTGCTGCCCTCATAGGACTAGTCGAATCCCTGATGTACTCCCATCAGCCCACATGGGACGACTGCCAGCAGTTACTTCAAACACTTTTCACCACAGAGGAGCGAGAACGAATCTTCTCGGAGGCACGAAAAACCCTGCAGGAAGGCCAACCAGGCCAACCCCCTCGAACAGGAATGGAAGTGGAGGCGTTGTTCCCAGTAGCGCGACCGCAATGGGactataatacagcagcaggtagggaacGACTGTCCATATACCGCCGGGCTCTGGTAGCAGGACTAAGAGGGGCAGCCAGGAAACCTACCAATCTGGCAAAGGTGAGAGAAATTATGCAGGGGCCTAATGAACCACCCTCGGTGTTCCTAGAACGTATCATGGAGGCCTATCGTATTTATACCCTGTTTGATCCCGAATCTAGGGGACAACGGGCCTCCGTTATCATGTCCTTCATTGGACAAGCTGCACCAGATATAAAACGAAAACTGCAGCATATCGAGGGATTGCAGGATTACACCCTGCAAGATATTGttaaagaggctgagaaagtgTTCCATAAAAGGGAAACCgaggaagaaaagtgggagagggaaaagaatgagagagagaaggaagaaatacgAAGACAAAAGAGACAGGATAAGAATTTAACAAGAATACTTACTACAGTAATGGCCGAGGGGAAACGCCAAGGGGAAAGACAGGCGAAAGGAGGAAGGGACCTGGGCGACAATGACAGGAATAAGGGACCCAGAAGACTGGGAAAAGATCAATGTGCCTTCTGCAAGGAACATGGGCATTGGGCCCGTGAATGCcctaagaaaaagggaaagagagtacTAACcctggaggaagatgaagattaATGGGGTCAGGGCCCGGAACCCCTCCCCGAGCCTAGGATAACGTTAAATGTGGAGGGGACCCCAGTAAATTTTTTGATTGATACTGGGGCAGAATATTCCGTACTGAAAACCTCATTAGGGACTGTAACTAACAAACAGACCATGGTAATTGGAGCAACAGGTCGAAAAGAATACCCCTGGACAACTAATCGAACTATTGACTTGGGAACTAACCAGGTATcccattcttttttgttaatacCCGAGTGCCCTACCCCCCTCCTCGGACGAGACCTGTTAACAAAAATGAAGGCTCAGATAAGCTTTACTTCTGCTGGCCCTGAGATCGCCCTTGCAGGCAGAAAGCCAAAAACATGCGTATTGTCTCTGCACTTGGGGGAGGAATATAGACTATACCAAAACCCCAAGGAGAACCTGGATAACCTTGAAAAGTGGCTCAAGCAGTATCCGAAAGCATGGGCCGAAACTGGGGGCATGGGGGAAGCGGTGAACATCCCTCCCATAGTGATCGAGCTACAATCAAGTGCCACCCCAATAAGCGTAAAACAATACCCATTGTCAAAAGAGGCAGTAGCAGGGATACGACCTCACATCGACAAGCTTGTACAACAAGGGATTCTTGTGCCTTGTAAATCTCCCTGGAACACACCACTCTTGCCGGTAAAGAAACCTGGGACTGGGGATTATCGGCCAGTACAGGACTTGCGGGAAGTCAACAAGAGTCCTTACCTTACATCCTACGGTACCCAACCCATATAATCTCTTAAGCTCTCTTCCCCCAGATCGTGCCTGGTATACAGTCCTTGACCTAAAggatgcatttttctgcttgcgACTGCATCCAGTGAGCCAGTTAATTTTCGCTTTCGAGTGGAGAGATCCTGAAAGTGGGAGAGTGGGTCAACTCACGTGGACAAGATTACCACAAGGATTTAAGAATTCTCCTACCTTGTTTGATGAAGCCCTCCACAGGGACCTGGCAACTTTCCGGGCACAAAACCCACAGGTAACTTTACTCCAATATGTAGATGACCTCCTACTCGCGGCGTCCACCAAAGAAAGCTGCCTGATGGGAACTCGCAGACTACTGGTTGAACTTGGAAGGTTGGGGTACCGTGTCTCAGCAAAGAAGGCACAAATCTGCCAGAAAGAGGTAACCTATCTGGGATATGCTCTAAAGGATGGAAAAAGGTGGCTGACGGAAGCCCGAAAGAAGGCCATCTTGCAGATCCCCACCCCGTCAACCTCTCGACAGGTGCGTGAGTTCCTGGGAACGGCGGGGTTCTGTCGCCTTTGGATACTTGGGTTTGCTAGCTTGGCTGAACCACTATATCCACTCaccaaaaacaaaggagaattcGTATGGggcaaagagcaggaggaggcctTCACCAACATAAAGAAGGCGCTGTTAAGTTCCCCTGCTCTGGCGTTACCTGACCTCACCAAACCATTTACTCTGTTCGTGGATGAGCGAAAGGGAGTGGCCCGGGGTGTGTTAACACAGAAACTCGGACCCTGGAAACGGCCAGTGGCATACTTGTCAAAAAAATTAGACCCCGTGGCCAGTGGATGGCCTGCCTGCCTTAAAATAGTGGCTGCCACTGCAGTCTTGGTAAAAGACTCTGATAAACTTACTTTTGGACAACCAATTACAATCATTGCAGCCCACTCCCTGGAAAGCATTATTCGACAACCTCCTGACCGGTGGTTAACAAATGCCAGGATGACTTACTATCAGAGTCTGTTACTAACTGAACGTATTAAGTTTGCCCCTCCAGCCATCCTGAACCCAGCCACACTGATGCCTGAAGCAGGAGAGAGTGACCAGCCTCTCCATGAATGCCAAGAGGTTCTAGCCGAAGAAGTGGGCATTCGCGCAGACCTAACTGACCAGCCTATGGAAGGAACCCCCTCGTGGTTCACCGATGGGAGCAGCTACCTGCTGGAAGGAAAGCGAAAGGCTGGCGCAGCCGTAGTGGACGGGAAACGGGTCGTGTGGGCTAGCTCGTTGCCAGAGGGGACCTCTGCCCAAAAAGCCGAACTAGTAGCCCTCATACAGGCCCTGAGGTtggctgaaggaaaagtgattaacatatttaccGATAGCAGATACGCCTTCGCAACAGCCCACGTCCACGGGGCAATATACAGACAGAGGGGGCTCTTGACATCGGCGGGGAAGGAAAttaagaacaaagaggaaattttaaatCTCCTAGAAGCCGTACATCTCCCCAAAAAGGTGGCCATCATACATTGCCCAGGGCATCAAAAAGGAGATGACTGGGTTGCAAGAGGGAATCGAATGGCAGACACAACTGCCAAAGAGGCCGCACTAGAGGCCATGATACTCTCAGTAAAACTTGACGACAAACAGgcagtggaaggaaaggaagaaacaaacctatccgctgaggaagggaaagctTACATCGATAAAATGCACCGACTTACGCATTTGGGGACTGAAAAACTTATcacactagcaaaaaaatcacgCTACAAGGTCCCGGAGCTACGGAAAACCGTGGAACGCATCGTACAAAATTGCGAGGCATGTGCCTTTACAAATGCAGGACATACTAAAGgaatccaaggaaagagactgagaggagatcgaCCAGGAGCATATTGGGAAGTAGACTTTACGGAAGTAAAACCTGCCCGGTACggtaacaaatatttgttagtATTTGTAGATACCTTCTCTGGATGGGTCGAAGCATACCCTACAAGGAACGAAACAGCACTAGTAGTCGCAAAAAAGatcctggaagagatttttccccGGTTTGGTATTCCCAAGGTAATCGGGTCAGACAATGGACCTGCCTTTGTCGCCCAGGTAAGTCAGGGAGTAGCCAGACAATTGGGGATTAACTGGAAGCTCCATTGTGCATACCACCCTCAAAGTTCAGGacaggtagaaaggatgaataggACCTTGAAAGAAACTTTAACTAAATTAGTAGCGGAGACCGGCGGGAGGGATTGGACAGTCTTTCTCTCCCTCGCTCTGTTTAGGGTTCGAAACACCCCAGGACCTACGGGGCTCACCCCTTATGAAATCTTGTATGGGAGTCCCCCTCCTCTGACAGAAATAGTGGGGACTGATGAACCTGTTGTGCCCTCTCTTACTCTTGCAGCACGCCTAAAAGCGTTGGAAGTAGTTAGAAAAGAAGTTTGGGAACAGTTGAAGAACCTCTACGACCCAGGCGAGGTGTCGATGCCCCATTCGTTCCAGGTCGGAGACAAAGTTCTGATTAGACGACACCGATCAGAGACGCTCGAACCtcggtggaagggaccatatgTGGTATTGTTAACAACTCCCACCGCTGTAAAAGTCGATGGGATTACTGCGTGGGTACATTCAGCGCATGTAAAAAGGGCACCTAGAGATATACAAAAGGATGATTGGGTGGTGGAAAAGACTGATAATCCTCTTAAGCTTCGTGTGTTTCGGAAACCAAACCGAAACACCTAGGGAAAATCTGTTGGTGGGACTAATCCGAGATTTCGGGAAGGCCCAAAATGCGACCAGTATCACTGCTTGTTTACCATTACCacaagcagctggggagcctatTCCGTGGGGTATAATCCCGGCGGGACCACTACcgaaatataaaaataatgtatccCAATTTTGTAAGAGTGTGCCCCGAACTAGGACTGGGGTAGGTCGGCGATTTATCAGGACACGAAAATCACAGTGGAAAATCAGGAAGGAAGACTGCAAACGAAAACTTAATTCTGTATATAAAAAGGGAGGGATCCATTCTGTGGGGACGTGTtattttgatgaggaaaaacaagttacAGTAACTACCACTGAAACTTACTCTGAAGTGGTATGTCAGAATATCACACAATTAGACCCCAAGGTCTGGCAATCTATCTGGGGACCCGCTATTGCAGAAACTTTTAGCTACATAGGACCAGTAAACTGGTGTGTGCAGTTTCAAGGAAAGCAGGATCAACGCTATACACACACTTTTCATGAGATGACTTCTAAAAAAACGATTGTGGAACACACACATGGGTGGAACTGTACCAAAGTCCTCAACTGTGACACCCCGGAGAAGGAAATAGGGATTTTCCCCGTCCGTTATCTGCTTAAGTGGGGATGTGAATGTCGAGGATACAAACATACCCTGCCACCACATACTAAAGGTGGGTCAGATGGGGAAATGCTTGACTGCAAATATACTACAGTCCAGAGTTCTGGAAATTTAGTATGGGTCACTAACGAACGAAAATGGACCACACATATTTCCATTGATGGGCCTATTAATCAAGTTACCCTAGgggtgcccacactgtgtccctactggaaaaagtctggagaaaaagaacttaTGCCTCGAAAGAGGAGGGATGTAAGTAAAGAAGGCGAGGAAGCCCCCAGTGATGAATGGCAGGAACCAAAAACTGCGGTAAAAATAGGGTGGGCAATTGAATCCATATTTCCCCAAATCGCATCATATAGAAATAGGGAGATGCTTGATAAATTGTTGGCACAAACCGCACGACGAGCGGCTGTTACTAGAAAGGGATTTAAAGATATGAATTTCCAACTCCAGGCAACTAGCAAAATGGCTCTGCAAAATCGGATGGCCCTTGATATGTTACTATTAAAGGAACATGGGGTTTGTGGgtatctaaaaaataaaataagcgaCTGTTGTATACATATCCCAAATGTTACGGAAGCTGTGGAAAACGATATTAACAAATTACATCagatagaggagaaaacaaaaggaattgaaGAGGAAGCCCGAAGAAATTGGGTAGGGGAAGTATTCAATTCCCTAGGAATACATATTGCTGAGTGGTTATCTTCATTAATCCAAACTGTGATAATTACTATTATTCTTATTGGTataatctttatttcttataaGTGTGTTTTAGGACTGTGCCTAAAGGGGTGGAAGAAGACTCCAAAATGACATCCATAATGTTATAAGCATAGAATAGAAATATAATGTTAGTAAGTGTTAGTCCTGACCACTGGCCTGgcctctccagaaattctaagattagaaatgtacaaaagaaaaagaggggaatgagaagaggcgaaactgaggagaagcaaaacaaactgaggagaagcaaaacaaacagaatggagtacggcctgcacaccatgagaacaacaaccgcctcagcgaaagtgcagtctcattgagaccgcttcatttccaagaagcagaagttaaaaacatttcctaaaaaaggctgcggcctgtggttatcaggaggGTCCAGACCAAGGGTCAAGAGCTTGTAACTATTGTTTGAACCCTATATCTGTTGTGTGGCgtgtaaaccctataaaaacccttttctactgagcaccagggtcgcctcctctgactcctgcgtgagttacgagacgacccggagctccgaaataaacctcacctcatgtgtttgcatcaagtcggctcctcgttttcctctgaggtgcgcgtctgcctgggtagaggaaagcttcgcctttcaacatcatatctgggcactgaaacgggtttctgtggcatcacagcagacgttgtcactgcaacagtgctctgtgacatcacagcacaactgggtactgcaacacggctgtgtgacactgcaggagatgtgggcattgcagaggttgtgctgtgtgtattgtatcacagcacatctgggcaccactacactgctctgtgacatcattgcttatctaggcactggaatggggctctgtgacatcacatcacatccggacactgcggcagtattctgtgacgtcacatcacctttgggcacagcaacagtgctgtgtgacatcacaggacgtctgggcactgtagcagtgctctaaggcttcacatcatatctgggcactgaaacgggactctctgacatcacagcacatctgggcactgcaacagtgctctataacatcttacctcaactgcacactgctacagtgctctgtgacattacaagacatctgagcactcaatcactgctgtgatatataacagcatcactaggccctggcacggtgctctatgacatcacagcacatctgggaaaggcagcagtgctctgtgacatcacagaacatgtgcacagtgcaacaggactgtgtaacacaacagcacatctgggctttgcagcaggactgtgtgaccttacagcacatctgggcactccaatagtgctctgtgacatcacaggacgtctgggcaccggacacacactgctctgagacttcacatagtatctgggcactgaaacgagactctgtcatcacagcagacgtgggcactgcaacagtgctctgaaacatcctatcacaagaggacattgctagggtgcctgtgagatcacagcacaagtgggaactgcagtggtactctgtgacatcacagcacatctgggcactgcaacagtgctctgtgacatcatagcacatctgggccctgcaacagtgctctgtgacatcacagcacatctgggcatgacaagggggtgtgtgaaatcagagaacatctaggcactacaacaggactgtgtggcacagcagtacatgtgggcattgcagaggatgtgcggtgtgtgtcgcatcacagcacatctgggcagtgctacactgctccgtgacatcatagcatatctaggcactggaacggggctgtaggacatcacagaaaatctgggcactgcaacaagagtgtttgacatcacatcacatccagacactgccgtggggttctgcgacgtcctagtactaggcagtgcaacagtgctctgtgacatcacagcacatctgggaaaggcaacagtactctgtgacatcataagacgtgtgcactgcaataggactatgtaacgcgacagcacatctgggctttgcagcagggctgtgtgatatgacagcacatctgggcactgcaatagtgctctgtgacatcacagcacatctggacactggacacacagtgctctgagatttcacacaatatctgggcactgaaatgagactctgtgacatcacagcagacgtgggcatggcaacagttctctataacatcacatcacctctggatgcctcaacagtgctctgtgacatcacagcacatctgggtactgcatctagactgtgtgacatcatagaatcctagagtggtaggggttggaagggaccattagagatcatctagagcaactccctcccccagaattcagttcacctagatcaggtcgcacaagaacgtgtccaggcttgtgctgaaatcctccaaggaaggagactccacaagccctctgggcagcctgttctgcagggtttctttttctttgtgcaggggttcttctttgttgcg
Coding sequences within it:
- the LOC133629290 gene encoding uncharacterized protein LOC133629290: MTIFASIGGHPDQEPYITVWEDLVMYPPDWVRPFLPNDKIRVLAPSYSYFRRGVPVTTRTLALTGVEEGVTNNGGDYEKLKEPSPKTKVYPEVEGPPEWTPPVSTSIPTAPPTGPRSPDEGVPVPYNPGGWEEGPYTGTRSKRGIMPEGPGSTVALPLRAVGPAPTEPDELQPLQYWPFSSSDLYNWKANNPSFSENSAALIGLVESLMYSHQPTWDDCQQLLQTLFTTEERERIFSEHA